In Anaeromyxobacter sp., the following proteins share a genomic window:
- a CDS encoding oligopeptide transporter, OPT family: protein MDAADTRSLPENAYLPLRPGETYQPVVPAAADVPESTWRSVSWGVFLCVIFTAASAYSGLKVGQVMEAAIPISILAIGLGRAYPRRSTLLENVIITGIGGNSGAVVAGAVFTLPALYILKLDPHPWQTIFICVAGGALGVLFLIPLRRYFVRETHGQFPFPEATAITEVLVTGEKGGSQATLLLQATGIAALFDFFVTTFQVWKETIDLRFIPAVEALAQKARMTLSFDALGFILGLGYVMGLRSSMLLCAGGVLSNLVLVPLIWFLGSHFPEAVYPGTKAISAMDANQIFRAYVRLIGVGAIATAGIFGILKSLKIVAGSFGIAVKAFRAGDHGLERTDRDVSIMVILGGVVVSALAVAGFLGNLTASAAVVGVGLVLVLLFSFFFTSVAANAIATTARNPVSGMTMLTVIVSSVVLLEFGLSGRTGMFFVMAIAGMVCTALSVSGQTVTDLKVGYWLGSTPRAQERVKFLGVVVAAVVAGLTIVLLAEYFQFGEAAPGDTRTVLASPQASLMKVLVEGFMSHQPVAYLLFAIGAVIAVTMEMLAVPALTFALGMYLPLELNSPALVGGLIAHWLTRRSERVGGEAGRGMRERGVIVASGLLAGGALGGVFGAALRMVPGYHEGWVKLPFYDHEAISQSVSLVAFLGLCLYLWFASVRRGREA from the coding sequence ATGGACGCTGCCGACACCCGCTCGCTCCCCGAGAACGCCTACCTGCCGCTGCGGCCCGGCGAGACCTACCAGCCGGTGGTGCCAGCCGCCGCGGACGTGCCGGAGTCCACCTGGCGCTCGGTGTCCTGGGGCGTCTTCCTGTGCGTCATCTTCACGGCCGCCTCGGCCTACTCGGGCCTGAAGGTCGGCCAGGTCATGGAGGCGGCCATCCCCATCTCCATCCTGGCCATCGGGCTCGGCCGGGCCTACCCGCGCCGCTCCACCCTGCTCGAGAACGTCATCATCACCGGCATCGGCGGCAACTCCGGCGCGGTGGTGGCGGGCGCGGTCTTCACGCTGCCGGCCCTCTACATCCTCAAGCTCGACCCCCACCCCTGGCAGACCATCTTCATCTGCGTGGCCGGCGGCGCGCTCGGCGTCCTGTTCCTCATCCCGCTGCGCCGCTACTTCGTGCGCGAGACCCACGGCCAGTTCCCCTTCCCCGAGGCCACCGCCATCACCGAGGTGCTGGTGACCGGCGAGAAGGGCGGCTCCCAGGCCACCCTGCTCCTGCAGGCCACCGGCATCGCCGCCCTCTTCGACTTCTTCGTCACCACCTTCCAGGTCTGGAAGGAGACCATCGACCTGCGCTTCATCCCGGCCGTGGAGGCCCTGGCCCAGAAGGCCCGCATGACCCTCTCCTTCGACGCCCTGGGCTTCATCCTGGGGCTCGGCTACGTCATGGGGCTGCGCTCCTCCATGCTGCTGTGCGCCGGCGGGGTGCTCTCCAACCTGGTGCTGGTGCCGCTCATCTGGTTCCTGGGCAGCCACTTCCCCGAGGCGGTCTACCCGGGCACCAAGGCCATCTCGGCCATGGACGCCAACCAGATCTTCCGCGCCTACGTGCGGCTCATCGGCGTGGGGGCCATCGCCACCGCCGGCATCTTCGGCATCCTCAAGTCGCTCAAGATCGTGGCCGGCTCCTTCGGCATCGCCGTGAAGGCCTTCCGCGCCGGCGACCACGGCCTGGAGCGCACCGACCGCGACGTCTCCATCATGGTCATCCTGGGCGGGGTGGTGGTCTCGGCCCTGGCGGTGGCCGGCTTCCTGGGCAACCTCACCGCCTCGGCCGCGGTGGTGGGGGTGGGCCTGGTGCTGGTGCTGCTCTTCTCCTTCTTCTTCACCTCGGTGGCCGCCAACGCCATCGCCACCACCGCCCGCAACCCGGTCTCCGGCATGACCATGCTCACGGTCATCGTCTCCTCGGTGGTGCTCCTCGAGTTCGGCCTGTCCGGCCGCACCGGCATGTTCTTCGTCATGGCCATCGCCGGCATGGTCTGCACCGCCCTCTCGGTCTCGGGCCAGACCGTCACCGACCTGAAGGTGGGCTACTGGCTCGGCTCCACGCCGCGCGCCCAGGAGCGGGTCAAGTTCCTCGGCGTGGTGGTGGCCGCGGTGGTGGCCGGCCTGACCATCGTGCTGCTGGCCGAGTACTTCCAGTTCGGCGAGGCGGCCCCGGGCGACACCCGCACCGTGCTGGCGTCCCCCCAGGCGTCGCTCATGAAGGTGCTGGTGGAGGGGTTCATGAGCCACCAGCCGGTGGCCTACCTGCTCTTCGCCATCGGCGCGGTCATCGCCGTCACCATGGAGATGCTGGCGGTGCCGGCCCTCACCTTCGCCCTCGGCATGTACCTGCCGCTGGAGCTCAACTCGCCGGCGCTGGTGGGCGGGCTCATCGCCCACTGGCTCACCAGGCGGTCGGAGCGGGTGGGCGGCGAGGCGGGGCGCGGCATGCGCGAGCGCGGCGTCATCGTGGCCTCGGGCCTGCTGGCCGGCGGCGCGCTGGGCGGCGTCTTCGGCGCGGCGCTGCGCATGGTCCCCGGCTACCACGAGGGCTGGGTGAAGCTGCCGTTCTACGACCACGAGGCCATCTCGCAGTCGGTCAGCCTGGTGGCCTTCCTGGGGCTGTGCCTCTACCTGTGGTTCGCCTCGGTGCGGCGCGGCCGGGAGGCCTGA
- a CDS encoding DUF2891 domain-containing protein, with product MPSLHQAGRVAGLLAALLLPLTAPAGSTPAALPQPAPATLDEASAGRFAALALACVHREYPNKVSHVLAGDADARPPRQLTPAFYGCLDWHSAVHGHWLLARLARLYPTAPFAAEARAALAASLTAANVAAEVAYLQGKGRASFERPYGLAWLLQLTAELRAWKDPQAQALAAALAPLEAEASERLLGWLPKLRHPIRSGEHSQTAFALGLVRDWAVGKGDAALVKRLDAHIRSFYERDFTCPIAYEPSGEDFLSPCLAEADLLRRLMTPARYAAWLTRFLPTIPQRPFQAWLAPAPVTDRADPKLAHADGLNLSRAWMLYGIAAGLPPTDNRVAVLHATATAHHQLTLPAVTGQHYEGGHWLGTFAVYLTSEAWRSSSR from the coding sequence ATGCCCTCGCTCCACCAGGCCGGCCGGGTGGCCGGACTCCTCGCCGCGCTGCTCCTCCCGCTCACCGCCCCCGCCGGCAGCACCCCGGCCGCCCTGCCCCAGCCGGCGCCGGCCACGCTCGACGAGGCCTCGGCCGGCCGCTTCGCGGCGCTGGCCCTGGCCTGCGTCCACCGCGAGTACCCCAACAAGGTCTCCCACGTGCTGGCGGGCGACGCGGACGCCCGGCCGCCGCGCCAGCTGACCCCGGCCTTCTACGGCTGCCTCGACTGGCACTCGGCGGTGCACGGCCACTGGCTGCTGGCGCGCCTGGCCAGGCTCTACCCCACGGCCCCCTTCGCGGCCGAGGCCCGGGCCGCGCTGGCCGCGAGCCTCACCGCCGCCAACGTGGCCGCCGAGGTGGCCTACCTGCAGGGCAAGGGCCGCGCCTCCTTCGAGCGCCCGTATGGCCTGGCCTGGCTGCTGCAGCTCACCGCCGAGCTGCGCGCCTGGAAGGACCCGCAGGCGCAGGCCCTGGCCGCCGCGCTGGCCCCGCTGGAGGCGGAGGCCAGCGAGCGGCTGCTCGGCTGGCTGCCCAAGCTGCGCCACCCCATCCGCTCCGGCGAGCACTCGCAGACCGCCTTCGCCCTCGGCCTGGTGCGCGACTGGGCGGTGGGGAAGGGGGACGCCGCGCTGGTGAAGCGGCTCGACGCCCACATCCGCAGCTTCTACGAGCGGGACTTCACCTGCCCCATCGCCTACGAGCCGTCCGGCGAGGACTTCCTCTCGCCCTGCCTGGCCGAGGCGGACCTGCTGCGCCGCCTCATGACGCCGGCCCGCTACGCCGCCTGGCTGACCCGCTTCCTGCCCACCATCCCACAGCGCCCCTTCCAGGCCTGGCTGGCCCCGGCGCCGGTGACCGACCGCGCCGACCCCAAGCTGGCCCACGCCGACGGCCTCAACCTGAGCCGCGCCTGGATGCTCTACGGCATCGCCGCCGGCCTGCCGCCCACCGACAACCGGGTGGCCGTGCTGCACGCCACCGCCACCGCCCACCACCAGCTCACCCTGCCGGCCGTCACCGGCCAGCACTACGAGGGCGGCCACTGGCTGGGGACCTTCGCCGTCTACCTCACCAGCGAGGCCTGGCGGTCGTCGTCGCGCTGA
- a CDS encoding cytochrome c biogenesis protein ResB — translation MVLVIGCTLAQVSLGTWGAVEIYMRAWIVWWRLPGTSLSLPVFPGGALVGLVLMFNLAAAQLKRMELSWKKLGLWIVHAGLILLFVGEFITGVYQVDTRLAVEVGQTVDFVESPRENELVVTDVTDPAADEVYGLPEGLLARADSIPLPGTPLTINVKKFFRNAQLGSRRPTDPPSPATMGVGPGVAVFELAAVANDEDVNRTSAFIEPVAGGRSYGTWLVSNVLGAPQSFTHEGRTYELAMRARRWYLPYSVTLKQFRHDVYEGTQIPKNFSSLVQLRDPARNEDREVLIFMNQPLRYAGKAFYQASFGKGDTLSILQVVENPGWLLPYISCVLVGIGLIVHFGIALRRAFKRRAALTEATT, via the coding sequence ATGGTGCTGGTCATCGGCTGCACCCTGGCCCAGGTCAGCCTGGGCACCTGGGGCGCCGTCGAGATCTACATGCGGGCCTGGATCGTCTGGTGGCGCCTGCCGGGCACCTCGCTGTCGCTGCCCGTCTTCCCGGGCGGGGCCCTGGTGGGCCTGGTGCTGATGTTCAACCTGGCGGCCGCCCAGCTGAAGCGGATGGAGCTGTCCTGGAAGAAGCTCGGCCTGTGGATCGTGCACGCCGGCCTGATCCTGCTCTTCGTCGGCGAGTTCATCACCGGCGTCTACCAGGTGGACACCCGCCTGGCCGTCGAGGTGGGGCAGACCGTCGACTTCGTCGAGAGCCCCCGCGAGAACGAGCTGGTGGTGACCGACGTGACCGATCCGGCGGCCGACGAGGTCTACGGCCTGCCGGAGGGCCTGCTGGCCCGGGCCGACTCCATCCCGCTGCCGGGCACGCCGCTGACCATCAACGTGAAGAAGTTCTTCCGCAACGCCCAGCTGGGCAGCCGCCGCCCCACCGACCCGCCCTCGCCGGCCACCATGGGCGTGGGTCCGGGGGTGGCGGTCTTCGAGCTGGCGGCGGTGGCCAACGACGAGGACGTCAACCGCACCAGCGCCTTCATCGAGCCGGTGGCGGGCGGCAGGAGCTACGGCACCTGGCTGGTCTCCAACGTGCTGGGCGCCCCGCAGTCCTTCACGCACGAGGGGCGCACCTACGAGCTGGCCATGCGGGCGCGGCGCTGGTACCTGCCCTACTCGGTGACGCTCAAGCAGTTCCGCCACGACGTCTACGAGGGGACCCAGATCCCCAAGAACTTCTCCAGCCTGGTGCAGCTGCGCGACCCGGCCCGCAACGAGGACCGCGAGGTCCTGATCTTCATGAACCAGCCGCTGCGCTACGCCGGCAAGGCCTTCTACCAGGCCAGCTTCGGCAAGGGCGACACGCTCTCCATCCTGCAGGTGGTGGAGAACCCGGGCTGGCTCCTGCCCTACATCTCCTGCGTCCTGGTGGGGATCGGCCTCATCGTCCACTTCGGCATCGCCCTGCGCCGGGCGTTCAAGCGGCGCGCAGCACTCACGGAGGCGACCACATGA
- the ccsA gene encoding cytochrome c biogenesis protein CcsA yields MSKLTRYVPWAAGALALLAVVVAARPPAQVEGLDLDAFARIPVLEGGRVKPVDSVARISLLMIRSKQSQPLYDAAGNHTRTITANEWLLDLLFRPEVADQQRTFYIDDPEVLALIGQQQSSNRYYSFAALLPHLAEIERQGGMAQGIDPKQRTRFQGAVANLYERVFLHYKLKNTVQLAGNVPLALELGSRADPASAPRHQSLAELAQFRILPPQAGVQGSPWRSTGEGLRDAARGGPLDPGLEPLARMGLAYAARDASSFNRAVAELTAVAQASRPEDLAQAGHEIVFNRVEPFYLGMAIYVLAMLAIFASWLRLPGLAKDGSRWGAVLQVLQPTAFALLVAGSIVHTLGLVSRVILQGRPPVTNLYSSAVFVGWGAVILGVVLERLYRRGFATAVAAATGFASLIVAHHLSGDGDTMEMMRAVLDSNFWLGTHVITITIGYSGTFLAGAIAIAWTIRKHFGKGLDVATSKMLTSMAYGIICFALFFSFIGTVLGGIWADQSWGRFWGWDPKENGALLIVLWNAIILHARWGGYARDRGIMAMAIFGNVITALSWFGVNMLGVGLHSYGFMDKAFWSLSGFCASQLALIGLALAAPLFTRGAATPPAAGGAAASRA; encoded by the coding sequence ATGAGCAAGCTCACCCGGTACGTGCCCTGGGCCGCGGGGGCCCTGGCCCTCCTGGCGGTGGTGGTGGCGGCCCGCCCGCCGGCGCAGGTGGAGGGGCTCGACCTCGACGCCTTCGCCCGCATCCCGGTGCTGGAGGGCGGCCGCGTCAAGCCGGTGGACTCGGTGGCGCGCATCTCGCTGCTGATGATCCGCAGCAAGCAGAGCCAGCCGCTCTACGACGCGGCCGGCAACCACACCCGCACCATCACCGCCAACGAGTGGCTGCTGGACCTGCTCTTCCGGCCCGAGGTGGCCGACCAGCAGCGCACCTTCTACATCGACGACCCCGAGGTGCTGGCCCTCATCGGCCAGCAGCAGTCGTCCAACCGCTACTACAGCTTCGCCGCGCTCCTGCCGCACCTGGCGGAGATCGAGCGGCAGGGCGGCATGGCCCAGGGCATCGACCCCAAGCAGCGCACCCGCTTCCAGGGGGCGGTGGCCAACCTCTACGAGCGGGTCTTCCTCCACTACAAGCTCAAGAACACCGTGCAGCTGGCCGGCAACGTGCCGCTGGCCCTGGAGCTGGGGAGCCGCGCCGATCCGGCCTCGGCGCCGCGCCACCAGTCCCTGGCCGAGCTGGCCCAGTTCCGCATCCTGCCCCCGCAGGCCGGGGTGCAGGGCTCGCCGTGGCGCAGCACCGGCGAGGGGCTGCGCGACGCGGCCCGCGGCGGCCCGCTCGATCCGGGGCTGGAGCCGCTGGCCCGCATGGGCTTGGCCTACGCCGCCCGCGACGCCTCCTCCTTCAACCGCGCCGTGGCCGAGCTGACCGCCGTGGCCCAGGCCTCCCGGCCGGAGGACCTGGCCCAGGCCGGCCACGAGATCGTCTTCAACCGGGTCGAGCCCTTCTACCTGGGCATGGCCATCTACGTGCTGGCCATGCTGGCCATCTTCGCCTCCTGGCTGCGCCTGCCGGGCCTGGCGAAGGACGGCTCGCGCTGGGGCGCGGTGCTGCAGGTGCTGCAGCCCACCGCCTTCGCCCTGCTGGTGGCCGGCTCCATCGTGCACACCCTGGGGCTGGTCTCGCGGGTCATCCTGCAGGGGCGCCCGCCGGTCACCAACCTCTACTCCTCGGCGGTCTTCGTGGGCTGGGGCGCCGTCATCCTGGGCGTCGTCCTGGAGCGGCTCTACCGCCGCGGCTTCGCCACCGCGGTGGCGGCCGCCACCGGCTTCGCCTCGCTCATCGTGGCGCACCACCTCTCCGGCGACGGCGACACCATGGAGATGATGCGGGCGGTGCTCGACTCCAACTTCTGGCTCGGCACCCACGTCATCACCATCACCATCGGCTACAGCGGCACCTTCCTGGCCGGCGCCATCGCCATCGCCTGGACCATCCGCAAGCACTTCGGCAAGGGGCTCGACGTCGCCACCTCCAAGATGCTCACCTCGATGGCCTACGGCATCATCTGCTTCGCCCTGTTCTTCAGCTTCATCGGCACCGTGCTGGGCGGCATCTGGGCCGACCAGAGCTGGGGCCGCTTCTGGGGCTGGGACCCCAAGGAGAACGGCGCGCTGCTGATCGTGCTGTGGAACGCCATCATCCTGCACGCCCGCTGGGGCGGGTACGCGCGCGACCGCGGCATCATGGCCATGGCCATCTTCGGCAACGTCATCACCGCGCTCTCCTGGTTCGGCGTGAACATGCTGGGGGTGGGGCTCCACTCCTACGGCTTCATGGACAAGGCCTTCTGGTCGCTGAGCGGCTTCTGCGCGTCGCAGCTGGCGCTCATCGGGCTGGCGCTGGCGGCGCCGCTCTTCACCCGCGGCGCGGCCACCCCGCCGGCGGCGGGTGGCGCGGCGGCCAGCCGGGCCTAG
- a CDS encoding STAS domain-containing protein: MPAAELLVQLDGIFDLGAAERIGEALASVAPGGALRIDLTQVREFHDAGIASLARILGAGGQAVCVVLSGLRQHQLRILQYLNVDLAALACGAGARPGAALPTW, encoded by the coding sequence ATGCCTGCTGCCGAGCTGCTGGTCCAGCTGGACGGGATCTTCGACCTGGGGGCCGCGGAGCGCATCGGCGAGGCCCTGGCCTCGGTGGCGCCAGGCGGCGCGCTGCGCATCGACCTGACGCAGGTGCGGGAGTTCCACGACGCCGGCATCGCGTCGCTGGCGCGGATCCTCGGGGCCGGCGGGCAGGCCGTGTGCGTCGTGCTGAGTGGCCTGCGGCAGCACCAGCTGCGCATCCTGCAGTACCTGAACGTGGACCTGGCGGCCCTGGCCTGTGGCGCCGGGGCGAGGCCCGGCGCCGCCCTGCCTACCTGGTGA
- the queF gene encoding NADPH-dependent 7-cyano-7-deazaguanine reductase QueF, producing MPSKPARTLATFPNPKPGRPYEIAMECPEFTCVCPVTGQPDFGTIRIRFIPNKTCVELKSLKLYLWSFRDTGTFHEAVTNLICDDLVKAIAPRWLEVTGDFAVRGGIHTVVTVRHGKRPAL from the coding sequence ATGCCGTCGAAGCCCGCCAGGACCCTCGCGACCTTCCCCAACCCCAAGCCGGGGCGCCCCTACGAGATCGCGATGGAGTGCCCCGAGTTCACCTGCGTCTGCCCGGTCACCGGGCAGCCGGACTTCGGCACCATCCGCATCCGCTTCATCCCCAACAAGACCTGCGTGGAGCTCAAGAGCCTCAAGCTCTACCTGTGGAGCTTCCGCGACACCGGGACCTTCCACGAGGCGGTCACCAACCTCATCTGTGACGACCTGGTGAAGGCCATTGCGCCCCGCTGGCTCGAGGTGACCGGCGACTTCGCGGTGCGCGGCGGCATCCACACCGTGGTGACCGTCCGCCACGGCAAGCGGCCGGCCCTGTAG
- a CDS encoding protein kinase, which translates to MGAVFKARHVYMRKDVALKVLRPDLSASAELVERFRLEAEIASSLEHEHIVKVTDFGRSPEGWLFLAMELLFGESLFTRLSREGFMPPEEVVTILWQVCSGLEAAHARGVVHRDLKPENVFLARTPDGREVAKILDFGIAKMADPSEVGATQAGMVVGTPEYLSPEQATGSVVDGRADLYTVGLIAWRALTGRAPFTAPDPRSLLMMQATRPVPLITEPRPDLGDFPALVATVARACEKDRDLRTQTASALKAELEVALGPSFALPVGATPPPRVSYTTLPPVEPPRMTPGSASGTVRMGSSAPTTPPPPDLPPLPPPPQTSSGAYGAHPATPAPPGAGWLRGHPLLVAAAGGALALLVAALLWRGGAPEAPPAPVVVAAAPPPVAAPAPPPVPDDLELARDHLTAGRAQQARALLEALVVKQPGDAELLRLLGHAFHDEGEVVKAIETWAASQALAPLDAAALEHLGSDLSRDKVVADRAARLLVKAGAAAGRALDGALAASSTQVKLRALAVAREAGPEAGVDTLGGYLALLADPDCDVRKAAARGLGELRDRRALPRLRERAAERNERRGLFGVLIESKPVCGGPEAAEAVRRLEAR; encoded by the coding sequence ATGGGCGCGGTCTTCAAGGCCCGCCACGTCTACATGCGCAAGGACGTGGCGCTCAAGGTGCTGCGCCCGGACCTGTCGGCGTCAGCCGAGCTGGTGGAGCGCTTCCGGCTCGAGGCCGAGATCGCCTCCTCGCTGGAGCACGAGCACATCGTCAAGGTCACCGACTTCGGGCGCTCCCCCGAGGGCTGGCTCTTCCTGGCCATGGAGCTGCTCTTCGGCGAGAGCCTCTTCACCCGGCTGAGCCGCGAGGGCTTCATGCCGCCCGAGGAGGTGGTCACCATCCTCTGGCAGGTCTGCTCCGGGCTGGAGGCGGCGCACGCCCGCGGGGTGGTGCACCGGGACCTGAAGCCGGAGAACGTCTTCCTGGCGCGCACCCCGGACGGGCGCGAGGTGGCCAAGATCCTCGACTTCGGCATCGCCAAGATGGCCGACCCGTCGGAGGTGGGCGCCACCCAGGCCGGCATGGTGGTGGGCACGCCGGAGTACCTCTCGCCCGAGCAGGCCACCGGCTCGGTGGTGGACGGCCGCGCCGACCTCTACACGGTGGGGCTGATCGCCTGGCGCGCCCTGACGGGCCGCGCCCCCTTCACCGCCCCCGATCCCCGCTCGCTCCTGATGATGCAGGCCACCCGGCCGGTGCCGCTCATCACCGAGCCCAGGCCCGACCTGGGCGACTTCCCGGCCCTGGTGGCCACCGTGGCCAGGGCCTGCGAGAAGGACCGGGACCTGCGCACCCAGACCGCCAGCGCGCTCAAGGCCGAGCTGGAGGTGGCGCTCGGCCCGTCGTTCGCCCTGCCGGTGGGCGCCACGCCGCCGCCGCGGGTCAGCTACACCACGCTGCCCCCCGTGGAGCCGCCCCGCATGACCCCCGGCTCGGCCAGCGGCACCGTGCGCATGGGCTCCTCGGCGCCGACCACGCCGCCGCCGCCGGACCTGCCCCCGCTGCCGCCGCCCCCGCAGACCAGCTCGGGGGCCTACGGTGCGCACCCCGCCACGCCGGCGCCGCCTGGTGCGGGCTGGCTCCGCGGCCACCCGCTGCTGGTGGCCGCGGCCGGCGGCGCGCTGGCCCTGCTGGTGGCGGCGCTGCTGTGGCGCGGCGGCGCGCCGGAGGCCCCGCCGGCCCCTGTGGTGGTGGCCGCCGCGCCCCCGCCGGTGGCCGCGCCCGCACCGCCGCCGGTCCCCGACGACCTGGAGCTGGCCCGCGACCACCTGACCGCCGGCCGGGCGCAGCAGGCGCGCGCCCTGCTGGAGGCGCTGGTGGTGAAGCAGCCGGGCGACGCCGAGCTGCTGCGCCTCCTCGGCCACGCCTTCCACGACGAGGGCGAGGTGGTGAAGGCCATCGAGACCTGGGCCGCCTCCCAGGCGCTGGCGCCCCTCGACGCGGCGGCGCTGGAGCACCTGGGGTCCGACCTGTCGCGCGACAAGGTGGTGGCCGACCGGGCGGCGCGGCTGCTGGTCAAGGCCGGCGCGGCCGCCGGGCGGGCGCTCGACGGGGCGCTGGCCGCCTCCTCCACCCAGGTGAAGCTGCGCGCCCTGGCGGTGGCCCGGGAGGCCGGCCCCGAGGCGGGCGTGGACACCCTGGGCGGCTACCTGGCGCTGCTGGCCGACCCCGACTGCGACGTCCGCAAGGCGGCGGCGCGCGGCCTCGGCGAGCTGCGCGACCGGCGGGCCCTGCCCCGGCTGCGCGAGCGGGCCGCCGAGCGGAACGAGCGGCGCGGCCTCTTCGGCGTGCTCATCGAGTCGAAGCCGGTGTGCGGCGGCCCCGAGGCGGCCGAGGCGGTGCGCCGCCTCGAGGCGCGCTGA
- a CDS encoding leucyl aminopeptidase, giving the protein MTEVDGIAVRLTGAAPAGLEAGLLALPVFEDEGVGAGTGLVAELDRRLGGHLLSAARAERFGGKAGEQLLVSTMGRVKPARVLLLGLGARAAAAGWVEGGAEPLRVAMGKAAKAARGGTLAAALPSLAGLGVGQVAALARAAVEGALLGAYRFTVYKAAARKAPALTALTLAVPAAAARSRQVADAVALAGRLVAAVTLARDLVNLGPAECTPTTLADAALRVARRAGLRCQVRGPRQIAALRMGLFQGVTRGSVEPPRLVTLSWIPKGAAARKRPVVLVGKAITFDSGGLSLKPSDSMITMNTDMAGSAAVIAAMSVIAAEAPPFPVHGVFGACENMPSGAAYKPSDVLTASDGQTVEITNTDAEGRLVLGDVLAWSAATWKPAALVDVATLTGACMVALGMTTAGLMGPDGPVVEGLLAAARRAGEEAWRLPLTESLADNLKSERADLKNAGDRMGGAMSAALFLQKFVGKAPWAHLDIAGPSHAPKERGYVAAGGTGYAVRTLVEFVRGWEG; this is encoded by the coding sequence ATGACCGAGGTGGACGGGATCGCGGTGCGGCTGACCGGCGCGGCGCCGGCTGGGCTGGAGGCGGGGCTGCTGGCCCTGCCGGTGTTCGAGGACGAGGGGGTCGGCGCCGGCACCGGGCTGGTGGCCGAGCTGGACCGGCGGCTCGGCGGCCACCTGCTCTCCGCGGCGCGCGCCGAGCGCTTCGGCGGCAAGGCCGGTGAGCAGCTGCTGGTGAGCACCATGGGGCGGGTCAAGCCGGCCCGGGTGCTGCTGCTCGGGCTGGGCGCCCGGGCCGCCGCGGCCGGCTGGGTCGAGGGCGGCGCCGAGCCCTTGCGCGTGGCCATGGGCAAGGCGGCCAAGGCGGCCCGCGGCGGGACGCTGGCGGCGGCCCTGCCCTCGCTGGCCGGGCTCGGCGTGGGCCAGGTGGCCGCGCTGGCCCGCGCCGCGGTGGAGGGGGCGCTGCTGGGCGCCTACCGCTTCACCGTCTACAAGGCGGCGGCCAGGAAGGCCCCGGCCCTCACCGCCCTCACGCTGGCGGTCCCGGCGGCCGCGGCCCGCTCCCGCCAGGTGGCCGACGCGGTGGCGCTGGCCGGGCGGCTGGTCGCGGCGGTGACCCTGGCCCGCGACCTCGTCAACCTGGGGCCGGCCGAGTGCACCCCCACCACCCTGGCCGACGCCGCGCTGCGGGTGGCCCGGCGGGCCGGGCTGCGCTGCCAGGTGCGCGGTCCCAGGCAGATCGCGGCGCTGCGGATGGGGCTGTTCCAGGGCGTGACCCGCGGCTCGGTGGAGCCGCCGCGGCTGGTCACCCTGAGCTGGATCCCGAAGGGGGCGGCCGCCCGCAAGCGCCCGGTGGTGCTGGTGGGCAAGGCCATCACCTTCGACTCGGGCGGCCTGTCGCTCAAGCCCAGCGACTCCATGATCACCATGAACACCGACATGGCCGGCTCGGCCGCGGTCATCGCGGCCATGTCGGTCATCGCGGCCGAGGCGCCGCCCTTCCCGGTGCACGGCGTCTTCGGCGCCTGCGAGAACATGCCGAGCGGCGCCGCCTACAAGCCGTCCGACGTGCTCACCGCCTCCGACGGCCAGACGGTGGAGATCACCAACACCGACGCCGAGGGGCGGCTGGTGCTGGGCGACGTGCTGGCCTGGTCGGCGGCCACCTGGAAGCCGGCGGCGCTGGTGGACGTGGCCACCCTCACCGGCGCCTGCATGGTGGCGCTGGGGATGACCACCGCCGGCCTGATGGGTCCCGACGGCCCGGTGGTGGAGGGCCTGCTGGCCGCGGCGCGGCGCGCCGGCGAGGAGGCCTGGCGGCTGCCGCTCACCGAGTCCTTGGCCGACAACCTGAAGAGCGAGCGGGCCGACCTGAAGAACGCCGGCGACCGGATGGGCGGGGCCATGAGCGCCGCCCTCTTCCTGCAGAAGTTCGTGGGGAAGGCCCCCTGGGCCCACCTCGACATCGCCGGGCCGTCGCACGCGCCCAAGGAGCGCGGCTACGTGGCCGCCGGCGGCACCGGCTACGCGGTGCGCACGCTGGTGGAGTTCGTGCGAGGCTGGGAGGGCTAG